The nucleotide window CCTTCAGAATGAACAACTCATTCGGGGAAAACTGTCGATCGATTTAGCAACTGATCCCCCGCCCGATCTTGCGATCGAAATTGACATCACCAGCCTTTCAATTCCTCGCTTACCCATCTATCAAGCGTTAGCAGTGCCAGAAATTTGGCGGTTTGATGGTGAAAAGGTCATGTTTCTAGCTTTGAATGAAGGTGAATATCAGGAAATTGATCGATCGATCGCCCTTCCCATTGTGACGCCCAGTGTTCTTCAAAACTGGCTGATGCAGGCAACAACTATGGGAGAAACGAGTTGGGCGAAGGCGATTCGCCGCTGGGTTCAGGATACCGTACAGATGGATAATTTCCAGGGACTGTGACAGCCTTACCAGTGGTCGTAACACTCACTAGTCTGTCTATTTAGAGAGAGACTACTGGGTAAATGGTTTATTCCTTTTAATAGAACAGATATTCGATTCAGATTCACTATGATGACGGCATGTCAAAGATGAGTTCCGATAAGGGAACGAGGTGAAATGATGAATCGCCCTAACAATCGCCCTAATCATAATAATTTAGACCAACCTACAACGTTAAATAATGTGCATGGTCGTCCGATTACGACCGATGAAAAAGCCTATCGTGATGGGTATGTTGAGGGACGAACTCTGCAACGGGACGTGCAATACCAACGGGAAAAGGTTGCTGAAAGCAATGGGATTGCCAACGGAATGATTATCGGTGGTGTCCTCGCCCTGGTGGTTGGCCTCGGAGCCGCCGCGATCGCCTACTACAACCGTAGTCCTGCCCCGGCACCTGTCACGTCTTCTCCCACGTCGAAAGTCATCACGCCCCCAGCAAGCCCCTCTCCTACCACCCCTGCTAAGCAGACGACAATTATTGAACGAACGGTGGA belongs to Alkalinema sp. FACHB-956 and includes:
- a CDS encoding Uma2 family endonuclease, which gives rise to MVAVVPQPISPSPVASSVVLSGISWETYQALVRELESQPSKRLTYDNGTLEIFMPLPPHESYSAWSNRFIQIVTEELEVEIRSLGSSTWTRQDLAKGIEADECYYLQNEQLIRGKLSIDLATDPPPDLAIEIDITSLSIPRLPIYQALAVPEIWRFDGEKVMFLALNEGEYQEIDRSIALPIVTPSVLQNWLMQATTMGETSWAKAIRRWVQDTVQMDNFQGL